A window from Symbiopectobacterium purcellii encodes these proteins:
- the thrP gene encoding bifunctional threonine/serine APC transporter ThrP, whose amino-acid sequence MANEETQGKLHRGLEARHIELIALGGTIGVGLFMGAASALKWAGPSVLLAYIVAGIFVFFIMRSMGEMLYMEPVTGSFAVYAHKYMSPFFGYLTAWGYWFMWMAVGISEITAIGVYVQYWFPELPQWIPAIVCVAMVALANLAAVRLYGEIEFWFAMIKITTIIVMIVVGVGIIFFGIGNHGQATGFANLTEHGGFLAGGWKGLLFALCLVVASYQGVELVGITAGEAKNPKITLRRAINNILWRILIFYVGAIFIIVTIFPWNEIGTAGSPFVLTFAKIGITAAAGIINFVVLTAALSGCNSGMYSCGRMLYSLANNRQLPAWIGKVTASGVPAAGVAVSIFCLLLGSALNYVIPNPEKVFVYVYSASVLPGMVPWFVVLISQIRFRQQHQAQLAGHPFKSVLFPWVNYLTMAFLLCVLVGMYINEDTRMSLLVGMGFLAVVSVIYAVLEGRKKQALTAPEA is encoded by the coding sequence ATGGCAAACGAGGAAACGCAAGGCAAGCTCCACCGTGGGCTTGAGGCGCGTCACATTGAGCTGATCGCGCTTGGCGGAACGATTGGCGTTGGGTTGTTTATGGGCGCGGCGAGCGCATTGAAGTGGGCCGGGCCGTCTGTACTACTGGCGTATATCGTCGCCGGGATATTCGTCTTCTTTATCATGCGCTCAATGGGCGAAATGCTCTATATGGAACCGGTCACCGGTTCCTTTGCCGTGTATGCGCATAAATACATGAGCCCGTTCTTTGGCTATCTCACCGCGTGGGGCTACTGGTTTATGTGGATGGCGGTCGGGATCTCCGAAATCACCGCCATCGGCGTTTACGTGCAGTACTGGTTCCCAGAATTGCCGCAGTGGATCCCGGCTATCGTGTGCGTGGCGATGGTGGCGCTGGCCAACCTGGCCGCTGTGCGCCTGTACGGTGAAATCGAGTTCTGGTTTGCCATGATTAAAATCACCACCATTATTGTGATGATTGTGGTCGGTGTCGGCATTATCTTTTTTGGTATTGGTAACCACGGTCAGGCGACGGGCTTTGCCAATTTGACCGAGCACGGCGGCTTCCTGGCGGGTGGCTGGAAAGGGCTGTTGTTTGCGCTGTGTCTGGTGGTGGCCTCTTATCAGGGCGTGGAACTGGTTGGGATCACTGCGGGTGAAGCCAAGAACCCTAAAATTACCCTGCGGCGTGCAATTAATAACATACTGTGGCGTATTCTGATTTTCTACGTGGGTGCCATTTTTATCATCGTCACCATTTTCCCATGGAATGAAATTGGCACGGCTGGCAGCCCGTTTGTGCTGACCTTTGCTAAAATTGGGATTACTGCGGCGGCGGGTATTATCAACTTTGTGGTGTTGACCGCCGCGCTTTCCGGCTGCAATAGCGGGATGTACAGCTGCGGTCGTATGCTTTATTCACTGGCAAACAACCGTCAGCTGCCTGCCTGGATCGGTAAAGTCACGGCCAGCGGCGTGCCCGCGGCAGGTGTTGCCGTCTCTATCTTTTGTCTGCTGTTAGGTTCGGCGCTAAACTACGTTATTCCAAACCCGGAAAAAGTGTTCGTCTATGTCTACAGCGCCAGCGTGCTGCCGGGCATGGTGCCGTGGTTTGTCGTGCTGATAAGCCAAATACGTTTTCGTCAGCAGCATCAGGCACAATTAGCGGGACACCCGTTCAAGTCCGTGCTGTTTCCGTGGGTGAACTACCTGACCATGGCCTTCCTGCTGTGCGTATTGGTGGGCATGTACATTAATGAAGACACGCGGATGTCCTTGTTGGTGGGGATGGGGTTTCTTGCCGTGGTTAGCGTGATTTATGCTGTGTTGGAAGGGCGTAAAAAACAGGCATTAACCGCACCTGAAGCCTGA
- the wecG gene encoding lipopolysaccharide N-acetylmannosaminouronosyltransferase, producing MENPVSVPLYRIRNIPLHGFADQAACLTYLFAEGEVKTGTLVAINAEKVLTAEQDKSLWDLIAEAEYKYADGISIVRAIRRKYPQAKVARVAGADLWEALMQKAGAEGTPVFLLGGKPAILRQTEEKLRAQWQVNIVGSQDGYFSPEQRDAVFERVRASGARIVTVAMGSPRQEILMRDCRRYHPQALYMGVGGTYDVFTGHVKRAPLAWQRLGLEWLYRLLSQPSRITRQIKLLKFLAYYFSGRL from the coding sequence ATGGAAAATCCTGTTTCTGTCCCGCTTTATCGCATTCGTAATATCCCGCTGCATGGGTTTGCGGATCAAGCCGCCTGTCTGACGTACCTTTTCGCTGAGGGAGAGGTCAAAACCGGTACGTTAGTGGCAATCAACGCCGAGAAAGTGTTGACCGCCGAGCAGGATAAGTCGCTGTGGGACTTGATTGCCGAGGCTGAATACAAGTATGCCGACGGCATCAGTATTGTGCGCGCCATCAGGCGTAAATATCCGCAGGCGAAGGTGGCGCGTGTCGCCGGGGCTGATTTGTGGGAAGCGCTGATGCAAAAAGCCGGTGCGGAAGGCACCCCGGTTTTTTTGCTGGGCGGAAAACCGGCGATACTGCGCCAAACGGAAGAGAAACTGCGGGCGCAGTGGCAGGTGAATATCGTCGGCAGCCAGGATGGCTATTTCTCACCGGAACAGCGCGATGCGGTGTTTGAACGCGTGCGTGCCAGTGGGGCACGTATTGTTACGGTGGCGATGGGCTCTCCTCGCCAGGAGATACTGATGCGTGATTGCCGTCGTTACCATCCTCAGGCGCTGTATATGGGCGTGGGAGGCACTTACGACGTTTTCACCGGGCACGTGAAACGTGCGCCGCTGGCGTGGCAGCGCTTAGGGCTTGAATGGCTTTACCGCCTGTTGAGCCAACCCAGCCGCATTACGCGTCAGATTAAGCTATTAAAATTCCTTGCCTACTACTTCAGTGGACGCCTGTAA